From the genome of Alphaproteobacteria bacterium, one region includes:
- a CDS encoding DUF1036 domain-containing protein yields MNIRNGAYSGLSRLLAGAALCTVFSLGYSGTAVADGVDADDVVAALAREGYPVDLGEDAFGDPDIESAAGDTLFEVLFFDCDGDVCDTIMFTTAYVSNSVTVEDMRDWNSNNLHGQAYLDDEDDPNLDFTILAAGGLTSANLRQIVRQWGVSLAEFEDHIGWNSNSGGAAARTDGAAIASSTSTIEVCNDSGDGVSIAYATASGGTNSAGETLFRSEGWLNIEHDECIDVWEGPFENRYYYVYAEADDGEYSGDYFFCTLEDAFEIVDTQCSADYERNGFSQIDMAQGDRMEFGYVLVLDP; encoded by the coding sequence ATGAATATCCGCAACGGTGCATATTCTGGGTTGAGCCGCCTTCTGGCCGGTGCCGCGCTTTGCACGGTTTTCTCACTGGGCTACAGCGGCACGGCCGTGGCCGACGGCGTCGACGCCGACGATGTGGTGGCCGCACTCGCGCGGGAGGGATACCCGGTCGATCTCGGCGAAGATGCCTTCGGCGATCCGGATATCGAAAGCGCGGCCGGCGACACATTGTTCGAAGTCCTGTTCTTCGATTGCGACGGCGATGTGTGTGACACCATCATGTTTACCACCGCCTATGTAAGCAATTCGGTCACGGTCGAGGACATGCGCGACTGGAACAGCAACAATCTTCACGGCCAGGCCTATCTGGACGACGAGGACGACCCCAATCTGGACTTCACGATCCTCGCCGCCGGCGGCCTGACCTCGGCCAATCTCCGCCAAATCGTGCGCCAGTGGGGCGTATCCCTCGCCGAGTTCGAGGATCATATCGGCTGGAACAGCAATTCCGGCGGCGCGGCGGCCCGGACCGACGGCGCGGCCATTGCAAGTTCGACGTCGACCATCGAGGTTTGCAACGACAGCGGCGACGGCGTCTCGATCGCATATGCCACCGCCTCCGGCGGCACAAACAGCGCCGGCGAGACCCTGTTCCGGTCCGAGGGCTGGCTGAACATCGAGCATGACGAGTGCATCGATGTCTGGGAAGGCCCGTTCGAGAACCGCTACTATTACGTCTATGCCGAGGCCGACGACGGTGAGTATAGCGGCGACTACTTCTTCTGCACGCTGGAGGACGCTTTCGAAATCGTCGACACCCAGTGCAGTGCCGACTATGAGCGCAACGGGTTCAGCCAGATCGACATGGCCCAAGGCGATCGCATGGAATTCGGCTACGTCCTTGTTCTGGACCCCTGA
- a CDS encoding cupin domain-containing protein has product MIAYDLNIEQEWNPQRHVEKILDTVEDGDVTVACWEPGQVSPNHCHPNATEIYFCFEGGGTMRAGNQTIPVTPGAFIVHPPGELHEYENGPQRSLLFRVRYGGDFSTRIKDWPTNADFARSDDDRAYYPD; this is encoded by the coding sequence ATGATCGCATACGACCTGAATATCGAGCAGGAATGGAACCCGCAGCGCCATGTCGAGAAAATCCTCGATACGGTCGAGGATGGCGATGTCACGGTCGCCTGCTGGGAGCCCGGGCAGGTGAGCCCGAACCATTGCCACCCCAACGCGACCGAAATCTATTTCTGTTTCGAGGGCGGCGGCACCATGCGCGCCGGTAACCAGACTATCCCGGTCACCCCCGGCGCGTTCATCGTCCACCCGCCGGGCGAGCTCCACGAATATGAGAACGGCCCCCAGCGCTCGCTGCTGTTTCGCGTGCGTTACGGCGGCGACTTCTCGACCCGCATCAAGGACTGGCCGACCAACGCTGACTTTGCGCGCAGCGACGACGATCGCGCCTACTATCCGGACTAG